Proteins found in one Sporosarcina sp. FSL K6-3457 genomic segment:
- a CDS encoding S41 family peptidase — MKTLQTAILTILVLFLCTSHTQADTLEDVQFFVDTYYYGDMPENLYMMTSVDDIIQSLDEYSRYLTAEEYQLYLASVANNKPPATIASTTAPRTQQAVTSSMLYGNIGYLKISIFSADLDQKVQAHWLALKKAGATELIIDLRYNGGGYVESAEQLLGFFPGVTKAYHLTTRDGTKVIKPITTSVKFPKQTYVLVNRYSASASEIVAVALKDQQAATIVGETTKGKGSIQSFFTFEDGGALKLTIGQFTGPKGTKVHKKGVKPTISTAANKELITIHQQRLEHLLTAQHYRKLADLPTSTVDKTFSVHFTQAMNLSDVQTSNIIELIELGGAAVPITFNQTTSHTLEISPKNNLHPGAYMLIIHPGLPNIDGRTVKQGIVTIITIANDIPITS, encoded by the coding sequence ATGAAAACCCTACAAACAGCAATCCTAACAATCCTCGTCCTTTTCCTATGCACGTCACACACCCAAGCGGACACCCTCGAAGACGTTCAATTCTTCGTTGACACCTACTATTACGGCGACATGCCAGAAAATCTCTATATGATGACATCCGTCGACGACATCATCCAATCGCTCGACGAATACTCTCGCTACCTAACAGCAGAAGAATACCAACTCTATCTTGCATCAGTAGCTAACAACAAACCACCAGCAACCATCGCATCGACAACAGCGCCGCGAACGCAACAAGCCGTGACATCATCCATGCTCTACGGCAACATCGGCTACTTAAAAATCTCCATATTCTCAGCCGACCTCGACCAAAAAGTGCAAGCCCACTGGCTAGCACTCAAAAAAGCTGGGGCCACAGAACTCATCATTGACCTGCGATATAACGGGGGCGGCTACGTCGAAAGCGCCGAACAGCTCCTCGGCTTCTTCCCAGGAGTGACAAAGGCGTATCACCTAACAACACGCGATGGCACCAAAGTCATTAAACCAATCACCACCAGCGTGAAATTTCCAAAGCAAACCTATGTCCTCGTCAACCGGTACTCAGCCTCGGCCTCAGAAATCGTCGCCGTAGCGCTCAAAGACCAGCAAGCAGCGACCATCGTAGGCGAGACAACAAAAGGGAAGGGGTCCATCCAGTCATTCTTCACCTTCGAAGACGGGGGAGCACTTAAACTAACAATTGGCCAATTCACAGGACCTAAAGGTACAAAAGTACACAAAAAAGGCGTCAAACCAACCATCTCAACCGCGGCCAATAAAGAATTAATCACTATCCATCAGCAACGCCTAGAACACCTATTGACAGCACAGCACTATCGTAAACTAGCAGACCTACCAACCAGCACAGTAGATAAAACATTTAGTGTCCACTTCACACAAGCTATGAACCTATCCGACGTACAAACGTCCAATATAATAGAACTCATCGAACTTGGAGGTGCAGCGGTTCCAATCACATTTAACCAAACAACCAGTCACACACTTGAAATCAGTCCGAAAAACAACTTACATCCAGGAGCCTACATGCTCATCATCCACCCAGGACTTCCAAACATAGACGGTCGGACAGTCAAACAAGGGATAGTAACAATCATCACCATAGCGAACGATATTCCCATCACTAGTTAG
- a CDS encoding CAP and S-layer homology domain-containing protein gives MKKHITTILLSTTLLFTAYTSAQAATFTDVPASHWAHEAINDISNRGLINGYPDGTYRLNEPVTRAQAAKIVALAINAKPSAAFKPRFQDVSLAHGSYDHIRALTELGIFTNEDKFQPNKPLTRAEMSKMFALGYKIIIDDNDQIQFNDVAKQNHYHGYITALAELGITTTPAGGAFKPNDNVSRAHMAAFLHRTMEFDNARAKGTITYDKEARMYIDKATVKNVTNVSNTDDKALKTITLVNEQRTQLGGTAFTHDKELSKVAQAKAQDMAKNDYFAHISPTYGSTSQLLDAFNYKWTAYGENIATGQLTPEAVVKDWMDSPTHRANIVNNKFTHIGTGYATDASGTTYWVHEFSRK, from the coding sequence ATGAAAAAACACATCACTACCATTCTTCTCTCAACGACACTACTATTCACGGCATACACATCTGCACAAGCTGCAACATTCACGGACGTTCCCGCATCACATTGGGCGCACGAAGCCATCAACGACATATCGAACCGTGGCCTGATCAACGGCTATCCAGACGGAACTTATCGTCTCAACGAACCCGTTACTCGCGCGCAAGCTGCAAAAATCGTCGCACTGGCCATTAACGCAAAGCCATCCGCCGCATTCAAGCCGCGCTTTCAAGACGTTAGCCTAGCTCACGGATCATACGACCATATTCGCGCGCTCACAGAACTCGGCATCTTCACCAACGAAGACAAGTTCCAGCCAAACAAGCCACTCACACGCGCAGAAATGTCGAAAATGTTTGCACTTGGCTACAAAATCATCATCGACGACAATGACCAAATTCAATTCAATGACGTCGCCAAGCAAAATCATTACCACGGCTACATCACAGCACTCGCTGAACTCGGCATCACCACAACACCAGCAGGCGGCGCATTCAAACCGAACGACAACGTATCACGTGCCCATATGGCCGCATTCCTGCACCGCACAATGGAATTCGACAATGCGCGTGCAAAAGGCACCATCACTTACGACAAAGAAGCCCGCATGTACATCGACAAAGCGACCGTCAAAAACGTAACGAACGTCAGCAACACCGACGACAAAGCACTCAAAACCATCACCCTTGTCAATGAACAGCGGACACAACTAGGCGGCACAGCATTCACACACGATAAAGAACTATCCAAAGTCGCCCAAGCAAAAGCGCAAGACATGGCAAAAAACGATTACTTTGCCCACATATCACCAACATACGGCTCCACTAGCCAACTGCTCGATGCATTCAACTACAAGTGGACAGCATACGGTGAAAACATTGCCACAGGCCAACTAACACCTGAAGCAGTCGTCAAAGACTGGATGGATTCGCCAACCCATCGTGCCAATATCGTCAATAACAAATTCACCCACATCGGCACAGGCTACGCAACCGACGCCAGCGGCACAACGTACTGGGTTCACGAATTTTCACGGAAATAA
- a CDS encoding WecB/TagA/CpsF family glycosyltransferase — MKEQILGVQVNTENYDQLIPKVFQNIEENKKSLVVAINPEKLMKAKEDPELKALLNRAEFQIPDGIGVIIASKLQKGNIRSRVTGVDMMDRIVREAARTGHAIFLYGAKPGVADKAAQQLQQTYPDLIVAGTQDGYEPDNDKVIDVINEAKPAILFVAMGSPKQEQWIEQNRDQLYPILYQGVGGSFDVLAGNVKRAPAIFQRFGAEWLYRLLKEPSRLKRQMNLPKFLFEVFKQK; from the coding sequence ATGAAAGAACAAATACTAGGTGTTCAAGTCAATACCGAAAATTACGACCAGCTCATACCGAAGGTCTTTCAAAATATAGAAGAGAACAAAAAATCACTCGTCGTAGCCATCAATCCCGAAAAGCTTATGAAAGCAAAAGAAGACCCAGAGCTAAAAGCGCTACTAAATCGAGCAGAATTCCAAATACCAGACGGCATCGGGGTGATCATTGCCTCCAAGCTACAAAAAGGCAACATCCGCTCCCGCGTCACAGGCGTGGACATGATGGACCGCATCGTCAGGGAAGCGGCAAGGACGGGACATGCCATTTTTCTATACGGTGCCAAGCCCGGGGTGGCCGACAAAGCAGCACAACAATTACAACAAACCTATCCCGATCTAATCGTTGCAGGTACACAAGACGGCTACGAGCCAGATAACGATAAAGTCATCGACGTTATCAACGAAGCAAAGCCAGCCATACTCTTCGTCGCCATGGGATCACCTAAACAAGAGCAATGGATTGAACAAAATCGTGACCAGCTATACCCAATACTCTACCAAGGTGTCGGGGGCTCATTCGATGTCCTCGCTGGAAACGTCAAACGCGCACCAGCCATCTTCCAACGATTTGGAGCAGAGTGGCTATACCGTCTATTAAAAGAACCAAGCCGTTTGAAACGACAAATGAACCTACCAAAATTTTTATTTGAAGTTTTTAAACAAAAATGA
- a CDS encoding nucleotide sugar dehydrogenase, which produces MAKNICVVGLGYIGLPTAVMFANSGVRVHGVDINEKAVSMIANKQLHIEENGLQQRLDQAIDEGMFTVSTQPVDADVYIIAVPSPINADNTANLEYIRQATASVVPYLKKDALVILESTVPPKTVENVMLPELRKSNLTLGEDLFVSHSPERVIPGKIFEELINNDRIVGGITPKSAELTKELYETFVQGQIHLTDATTAELVKVMENTYRDVNIAFANELAKIAETIDVDIWEAIRFANFHPRVNIHTPGPGVGGHCIAVDPWFLVELSPDKADIIKKARLTNDGMPKFTAQKAQALLEEQGIQQGKVAILGLAFKGDVDDLRESPSTVVIQELQNLDLSVVSFDPHIKELQHPTQVATLGQAVQDIDLIILTTDHTEFKDLDPQTLNTGDKKPLVLDTKNALNRDKWEQAGFRFFKLGDGKNKGIPSI; this is translated from the coding sequence ATGGCCAAAAATATATGTGTCGTCGGCCTCGGCTACATCGGCCTACCGACAGCAGTCATGTTCGCAAACAGCGGCGTCCGCGTACACGGCGTCGATATCAATGAAAAAGCAGTTAGCATGATCGCCAATAAACAACTCCATATAGAAGAGAACGGATTACAGCAACGACTCGACCAAGCGATTGACGAAGGCATGTTCACGGTATCGACACAACCTGTTGATGCAGACGTCTACATAATCGCTGTCCCGTCACCTATTAACGCAGACAACACAGCAAACCTTGAGTACATCCGACAAGCAACAGCATCCGTTGTTCCATATCTGAAAAAAGACGCACTCGTTATTCTCGAATCCACAGTGCCGCCAAAAACAGTGGAAAACGTCATGCTACCAGAGCTCCGCAAATCCAACCTGACACTAGGCGAAGACCTTTTTGTCTCGCACTCACCAGAGCGTGTCATTCCAGGGAAGATATTCGAAGAGCTCATTAACAACGACCGCATCGTCGGCGGCATCACACCTAAATCGGCTGAACTAACAAAAGAGCTGTACGAAACGTTTGTCCAAGGGCAAATCCATCTAACAGACGCAACAACAGCGGAACTTGTGAAAGTCATGGAAAACACCTACCGTGATGTCAACATTGCCTTCGCCAACGAACTCGCTAAAATTGCAGAAACCATTGACGTCGATATTTGGGAAGCCATCCGTTTCGCCAACTTCCACCCACGCGTCAATATCCATACACCAGGACCAGGCGTCGGAGGACATTGTATCGCAGTCGATCCATGGTTCTTAGTGGAATTAAGCCCAGACAAAGCCGACATTATCAAAAAAGCACGCCTAACAAACGATGGCATGCCAAAGTTCACTGCACAAAAAGCGCAAGCACTACTTGAAGAACAAGGCATCCAACAAGGCAAAGTGGCCATCCTAGGTCTCGCATTCAAAGGGGATGTCGATGATTTACGAGAAAGTCCTTCAACAGTCGTCATTCAAGAACTACAAAACCTAGACTTGAGCGTCGTATCATTCGATCCACACATTAAAGAGCTACAACACCCGACACAAGTAGCAACACTAGGCCAAGCAGTTCAGGACATTGACCTGATCATCCTAACAACAGATCATACCGAGTTCAAAGACCTGGACCCACAAACACTCAACACTGGCGATAAAAAGCCACTTGTCCTCGATACGAAAAACGCACTCAACCGAGACAAGTGGGAACAGGCGGGATTCCGTTTCTTTAAACTCGGTGACGGGAAAAACAAAGGGATTCCTTCTATATGA